Proteins encoded together in one Lathyrus oleraceus cultivar Zhongwan6 chromosome 5, CAAS_Psat_ZW6_1.0, whole genome shotgun sequence window:
- the LOC127081945 gene encoding uncharacterized protein LOC127081945, whose protein sequence is MQGRSTGRVYTLDARKAKRNNALNAGMCLVNNHPCFVLFDCGATHSFILIQCMKRLGLQEIPLSPPMVVTTANDDVVETPLICENYSLSVNGKIFQIDLICLPLKKVNVVLGMDWLSANSLFIGCEKKLIIIPSSEATPKDVLTTILEGMVGMVNFLFENEKSVLLVLTKESSDNLSVKQIPIVCELPEVFPEDVTSLPPEREVEFSIDLIHGMAPIIPHGAT, encoded by the coding sequence ATGCAGGGGAGGAGCACCGGTCGAGTTTATACTTTGGATGCTAGGAAGGCTAAAAGAAACAATGCCTTAAATGCTGGCATGTGTCTCGTCAATAATCATCCTTGTTTTGTATTGTTTGATTGTGGGGCGACACACTCTTTTATATTAATTCAGTGCATGAAGCGTCTTGGCTTGCAAGAAATTCCCTTGTCTCCTCCTATGGTGGTTACTACCGCGAATGATGATGTAGTTGAGACACCGttgatttgtgaaaattattCTCTCTCGGTGAATGGTAAAATTTTCCAGATTGATCTTATTTGTTTACCACTTAAGAAGGTTAATGTGGTTTTGGGGATGGATTGGCTTTCCGCCAATTCATTGTTTATTGGATGTGAAAAGAAGTTGATTATCATTCCATCTAGTGAAGCTACTCCAAAGGATGTGCTAACTACTATCTTGGAAGGTATGGTTGGTATGGTTAATTTCTTATTTGAGAATGAAAAGTCAGTTCTCTTGGTTCTTACCAAGGAATCTAGCGATAATCTGAGTGTTAAACAAATTCCCATTGTTTGTGAACTTCCGGAAGTTTTCCCCGAGGATGTCACCTCTCTTCCTCCTGAAAGGGAAGTGGAATTCTCTATTGATCTAATACATGGGATGGCTCCAATCATACCGCATGGCGCCACTTGA